The genomic DNA GGTGTTGGGGGGGCCATTCCCCTTACAGGCCTTGGTGGTAAGACCTAGCTCTGCCCTCCCCTGATTAATCTCACCAGCTTGTCCACAGAGCAGGGCCAACAACCCTGGCGAGCTGGCCTAGTCTGTTACCCCAGAGAAGGGAGGCCCAGCCGGGAAGGGCCCCTAATGTCCTTGAAGCCAAAGTCAACTGAGGATTCACAGACAGACCCCTGAAGCTTCTGGTCTGATGCTGCTGGGTGTAAACTAGAATGATTCCTTAAGACCATAGGATTCACTGTGGCTCTGGGGTGGACAGTGGAGAAGATGGGATTCCTGGCTTCAGGAGCTGACGGTCCAACAAGGGACACAGGACATGAGCTGGAAGTTGTCCAACACCTACAGTCAGAGGAGGGGTGAGGGTTGAGAGGTGACAGGCCACTGTGGCGGCCGAGGCACTCGAATCCTGGCAGGAAAGGCGTGCAAGAGAAGAAAGGGTTTGGGGTGTGGGGCGGTCACTCTCTGCAGATGCATGTGCCATTGCCATCCTCACTCCAGTGCTGCCTCACGCACTGGAGCTCTGtgctccctttcctcccttccaggTGAGCCTGGTGGACAAGGACCTCCTGAAATTTGTGAAGCTTGAAGAGTTGGTGCTGAGTGCTAATCAAATCAAGGAGATTGACACCACCAACGTGCCCCCAACTCTCAAGGTAAAGGAGCCCAGGTTCCATTCCAGGTCTTGGAGCCAATGCTACCCAgaggccctgcccctcctctgccccccccacccccacagaaGGTTTGGCCATCGTGACTGTGCTAAGGGCCAGCCTCAGGCTTTGGAGAGGTAGGCCTGatccctcaaaaagttaaacctaGAATTTCCACGTGACCCAGCAACTCCCTTCCTAGGTATACACCCCAAAGAATACAAGGCAGGAATCAGACAGATTCCTGTAcgccagtgttcacagcagcgctattcacaatagccaacaggTGGACACAGCCCGCTTGttatcagcagatgaatggagcggcaaaatgtggtctgtccacaccgtcataaaaaggaatgacatatgtacaacatggatgacctcgaaaacatgatgctgagtgaaggAGGCCGGACACAAAAGGCCACGTATTAGATGATTGCACTGCATGAAATAtctagaagaggcaaatccatagagacagaaagtagattagtggttaccagggggaggGATTGGGGAGTTATAGCTTAATGGGTACACAGTTTCTGTTTGAGTaatgaaaaattttggaaatggaTAGTAATGATGGTTGTACATTaagtgaatgtacttaatgctgctGAATTGTCCACTTAAAAAGGGTTGAAATGgcaaattatatacattttaccacaatagaaaagttttaaaaagaggtaggccaggcttttttttttaagaatactttatttttaataaatttatttatttttggctgtgttgggtcttcactgctgcgcgtgggctttctctagttgtggcgagtgggggctactcttcgttgcggtgcgtgggcttctcattgtggtggcttctcttgtcgtggagcacgagatctaggcgcacgggcttcagtagttgtggcacgctggctcactagttgtggctcgtggcctctagagcacaggctcagtagttgtgcctcacgggcttagttgctccacggcatgtgggatcttcccagaccagggctcgaacccgtgtcccctgcatcggcaggcagattcttttttttttttttttttttgcggtacgtgggcccctcactgctgcgtcctctcccattgtggagcacagactccagacacacaggctcagcagccatggctcacgggcccagccgctctgcggcacgtgggatcctcccagacagggacacaaacccgtgtcccctgcatcggcaggcagactctcaaccactgcgccaccagggaagcccggcaggcagattcttaaccactgtgccaccagggaagccccaaaaagaGGTAGGCCAGGCTTTATTACGAGTCTTCAGCTGAGCATATCAAAATGGtctcaattttaaattaaatgctgAGACTAGTAGATTTTGTGGCAGAAGAGGCTCAGAAGTATGGCTCAGTACTGGGCTCAAGAAGAAAGCGGGCAAGGCCTTGGAGGAGAAATACAAGAACTCTGTAATCTTTGGGTTTATTCCCTATTCCAGCCAGGGGCCCTTTGGCTTTGCCAGAGACAACTGCCATGAGTCGAGAAATTGCAAAAATGTtaactcggggcttccctggtggcgcagtggttatgaatctgcctgtcaatgcaagggacacatgttcaagccctggcccgggaagatcccacgtgccgtggagcaactaagcccgtgcaccacaactactgagcctgtgcgcctagagcccatgctccacgacaagagaagccaccacaatgagaagcccgcgcaccgcaatgaagagtagcctccgctcgccacaactagagaaagcccacgcgcagcaacaaagacccaacacagccaaaaataaaaataaataaatttttaaaaagtgttaactCATTTCCTTTCCCACTCTCTCCGGCATCACCTCCACTccatattttaaagtttccttcacaacaggaaaagaaactttttttttaatttttaagattaatttttattgcagtatagttgctttacaatattgtgttagtttctactgtacagcaaaatgaatcagttatacgtatacatatatcccctcttttttggattttggtcccatttaggtcaccacagtgcattaagtagagttccctgtgctctacagtatgttctcagtagttacctattttatacatagtatcaatagtgtatatatgtcaatcccaatctcccaattcctaccaccccccctttcccccttggtagccatacatttgttctctacatctgtgtctatttctgctttgcaaataagatcatctataccatctttctagattccacatatatgcattaatatatgatatttgtttttctctttctgacttacttcactctgtatgacactctctaggtccatccacgtctccgtAAATGACCGagtttcgttctttttatggttgagtaatattccattgtacatatgtaccacatcttctttatgcattcctctgttgatggacatttaggttccttccatgtccaggctactgtaaatagtgcttcaatgaacattggggtgcatgtgtctttttgaattatggttttctcagggtatatgcccagtactgggattgctgggttgtatggtaattctatttttagttttttaaggtacctccatactgttctccatagtggctgtatcaatttacattcccaccaacagtgcaagagggttcccttttctccacaccctctccagcatttattgtttgtagattttttttaaatttatttatttttggctgtgttgggtgttcgttgctgcgtgcgggtttttctctagttgtggagagtgggggctgctcttcatcgcggtgcgcaggcctctcattgcggcggcctctcgttgcggagcacgggctctaggcgcacgggcctcagcagttgtggctcgtgagctctagagcgcgggcccagtagctgtggcgcacaggcccagttgccccacggcatgtgggatcttccaggaccagggctcaaacctgtgtcctctgcattggcaggtggatttctaaccactgcaccatcagggaagccctgtttgtagatttttttaaatgatggccattctgaccggtgtgagatgatacctcattgtagttttgatttgcatttctctaatgattagtgatgttgagcagcttttcttgtgcctcttagccatctgtacgctcactttggagaaatgtctatttaggtcttccaccccacccattttttgattgggttattggttttttttaatattgagctgcatgagctgtttgtatattttggatattaatctttcgtcagttgcttcatttgcaaatattttctccctttctgagggttgtcttttcatctgaaAAGAAACTTTCTGACACCTGCTGCgggaatattttcttccaggattCTTAGAAGGGGGTCCAGGTGGGCACAGGGAGACGAGGCATGAGTACTTCGTAATTCCTCTCCTGAGTTGCccagggtggaagcagggagtggGTTCCGTTTTGTCTGGGCTCATGGGCTGTCTTTCCACCCGCGTCGCAGGTGCTGGAGCTCTACGGCAACAAGATGACCAGCATGGAGTGTCTGTGCACCCGCCCGCCCCCAAGGCTCCAGCACTTGGGGTTGGGTCACAACAAGCTTCTGGGCCCCCTGGAGAGTCTATACGTCACCAGTGATTACTGGTAACTCGGGAGCCCCAcgtggaaagagggagggaggggttgaGCATTAGATTTGGGCCATTCTATGCTGGTGACTTGGAGAACTCAGCTTTGCTCCTTTCTATAATAACTCCTGGTTGACTGCTAAGTCTGGACCTAGGATTTATTTCTCTGACCCCATAAACAAAAAACcccctgaggcccagggaaggacACCAAGAAGTAGTGGGAATGAGTGGGACCTTCTGCTTCAGGGTTTCTGTTGACACTCAGGCCAGCTAATTCTTGGTTGTGAGGGCCGTCCTGGGCACTGCCGTAGGTGGAGCAGAACCCCcggcctctacccaccagatgccagtagcacccaccCCACACCAGCTGCGACAGCCAGCAGGTCTCCAGACAGCACCACGTGTCCACTGGGGGGCAGAACCACCCCCAGCTGAGAACTGCTGCCCTACAGACAGCTCTCGGTTAGACCTTGTCTTCTTGGTGGGTGAGCAGTGGGAAACTGAAACGCTGGATCTGAGGAGTCTCAGGGCCTCAGATACCATCCGTGAAAATCCATCAGAGGAAGCGGGGCCAGGGAGGCCTGTCAGAGAAGCTCTGAGGATTCCTGGGGCTCAGCATCCTGGGCAGCACTTCCCCGGGCTGACGTTCATGACTGTTCCTTTCTTCACAGCCCAGAAGGGGCACGAGGCGCAGGGCAACATCGCTGCCCTGTTTCCCAGGCCTCCTGGGAACGTGCTCGTGGAAGGTCCGTCTCTCTGACCCtaatttcctccttcctcccctttccctactCTTGGCCAAGCTGCCTCTTCACAGCCTTGGCCGTGTACAATTCCGGATCCCTTCCCTCCACTGACCTCAGCCGTCAGGGTGTGTAGCACAGGAAGGAAACATACACTTTGGACTTCGTGTGACAGCTGAGTTCAGGCTTGTACCATGGACAGAGTTCTAAGTGTTCTGGGTTTTGATTTGGAAAACAGACTTCCGGTAACGTAACCTGCTTCATGCTGAGTATGGATCTCATAGCAACACATGCGTGTGTGAAACCTCCGTCTTTTGCTGTTTTGAATTTAAAAGGATTCACTTCCTGCGAATCAATTTTGCTGAGGTTTCCACCAGTTCTCTTGAAGGAGGCTGATATTGGGTAGAATCTGTGTGCCGGTCAGCACAAAACGGTCTTCTCGGGTGTTTTCGTCACTGGCTGGCCAACGTCGCGGGCAggatgggaggggggagggaggggagttgAAGTTCCTGAACTCCACAGCTGGGAGGCCATCACACGTGATGGCGGGATTGTGTGATGCTTAGTCGCCTCGTGGGTTtgggttctgtttgtttgtttttgcaccTCTGTTCTCAGGGCTGAAATTGATTTGCTTTCTGCTTTGTGCAGCAGGAAGGCCCTCTCCTCCAGGTCAGGGTGCAGGGCACCTCCTCTTGTCCTCACCGGCCAGTTCTTCTTCACCCACGTCCCCCAGGAAATGAACCAGATGGCTTCCTGTGGTCATGCGCTGGTCTGACTCTGGAGAGCGTCCTCCAGCTTTAGACCCCTCGAGCCTCATGCACCCTCTTCCCAGGCCCCCCTATTTACCGACCTCTCCTACCCCCACCCGCTGCTCCTCCGCTCAGAGGCTCCCCTCCACCTTCCTCGCCAGTTTGTCCCTCTCTGCTGAGAGCCTTCTAGATGCACAACCCCGCATTAGGCTCTATGGGAGATAGACGGTTAACTGAGAAGAGGTCTGTATACGTAGAAGTCCGGTGGAGGCGGGATGTGGCGGCGGCCACCTCTATGCCACAGTAAGGAGGGAGGCCACTGGGAGAACCAGGAACCCCTTCCCAACAGGGGGGCTAACCCAGGTCAAGGGCAGCACAAGGCTTGAGAGTCGAGTATGGGCACAGCCTCCCATCCCGTCCTCAGCCCCAGGTCTTGTCCATCAGGGACTCGGGGTGCTGGGGGATGCAGGTGCCGTGGCAAGATCACAGCTACCTGTCCCCACCCCTTTGCTTACCTGGCCTCTTGACTTCCGGCGGTCCCACTCACCTTCCAGGCCCAACCTCATCTCCCTGGACCTGAGCTTCAACGACCTGACGGACCTGCAGGGCATGGTGTCCGGCCTCCGAACGCTGCAGCGCCTGAGGTTGCTCGTGCTGCAGGGGAACCCGCTGGCCCTGGTGCCCTGCTACCGGGGCTTCATCATCGACGGCCTGTCTGGCCTCTGCGTGCTGGACGACGTCACCGTGGCACCCAGCGAGAAGCATCTGTTCCGTGGGCTCAGCCACAGCGGGGGTGAGGGAGCCGATgtgcagggcagggtggggggctaGGGGGACCTGCTGGCCCGACCATCACCCTACTGGCTGCACGTGTCTGTCTGTCATCCAGCTCCCTGGCTGACCCAGACCCTGGTCAGGTGTAGGCCGCCTGCCTGGTCAGAGTTCTCTCCCAGATTTTGGTCGTCGTGATTGAGATTTGGTGACAGAAACGGTAGGGAGGCTGGGACCATCAGTCCCCTCCCTTCCTAGACAAATGGGAAACATTCTTTAAATTAGTTTCTTGGCGTCCGTGGTGGCTTGAGATCACCCCCTTGTGGCTCACAGCACAAGCTGCACCAGAGCCTTCTCAAGGTCAGGGTGACAAAACATTGATAAAAATAGCTACGCCTACTGAGTACCAGCACGGGCTAAGGTAACATAGTCCCCATCTGTAACTCTCCTGCAAAGAGGCTACtaccattcccattttacacgTCAGGAAAACAAGGCTTAAGAGTGGCCTCTTGCCCAAAAGAGACTTACCCCAAATCACGGGTGTGTTGAActtggtagagctgggattcgaacccaaGTCTGCAGAGTGAGGCTCAGCCCTGTTCGGAGGAAAGAAGGCAGGAGCTGAGCTCGCCTGCCCTCCCCTGCTGTCTGCCTGCCCAGTCCCTCCCCGCAgctcccctcacccctgcccgTTCCCCCCTGCAGATCTCCTGGTGCATGAGGCGCGGTTAGTGGTGACTGTTGGACATGTCAGAGGGGTTCTGGACTCCTCGGTCTTGGACCCGGAACCAGGGCCCCAAGGCCCTTTCATCACTTACAGCTATTATGTAACATACGAGTTTGTGGAAGATGAGGAAGGCGAAGGAGATGAATACGGCCGCGTGCTGGCTGAGGTGTGTCCGTGGGGGCTCTGCTCTCGGGTCCTCAGGGGCTCCTGTGCAGGCACAACGGCTTTGGGGACCCAGGAAAACCCTTAACGTGGATCTTTCCAATTCATACCCTACTCTGAGCAGGAAACTGGCTTCCGCTCAGCTTGTTTCTTGCAGCCGGAGTAATTCTCAACCGTGTTCACCCCTTCCCATCCCCCCTGAAATGGGAGCAAAGGACATAACAAGGGAGCAGCCCAGAGTTTCGCGACTAGGCTGCTGGCTTCCCCACCACGTTCTCCAGCTGCCCCTACACCTCCCGGCTCCCTTCCTGTCACAAGAAAACCCAACGGTGTCATCCCACTAGGAGAAATGCCTggggccaggacttccctggcgggccagtggttaagactctgcgcttccattgcagggggcgcgggttcgatccccggtcggggaactaaggtcccatgTACCGCAGGGCGTGGCCAAAAGAACCAAAAATACACGAGGGTCCCCAGCTCATGTGGAAGTTGTTACTATTTTTACTGTTAACATAGAACTTTCAGGAAAAAACAGgactggtaattttttttataacttccTGCCTCCTAAGTCCACATGTTTGCTTTGCTTCACATCCATCAAACACTGGTGCCCATTTACACCACGTTCGCATAGTGTCAGGTGAGAGCTCTGAGGCCAGCGGCGCTGGACGTGTTTTCGTGTCTTCTGTGGCAGATCGTCAAGCCCCCGCCCAGCACGGAACAGCTGGGTGAGGACATTCCCAAAGAGCCCATCAAAGAGGCTGAAGACTCTGTAGGGTCTGGGCTGGCCTCCCAGTCCCAGTCCAGGGAGCTGGAGGAGTCCGGCGCCTCAGCGCCCTTGCCGCGGCCCATGGACTCTGCGGAAGAGCAGGCCAAGCTGCGGCCGCGCCTGGATCCCCGGCTCTGGCCATCCCCGGGGTAAGGATGCTCACCGGGCTGGGAACAGGGCCCAGACCACACCTGCGTTTATCGTTCTGCATTCTACTCTGTCCCCTGCCCTCCCTGACCCCGCAGCCTCACGCTGTGCCCACATGTGCACATCTTCTCAAAGTGCCCTCCCAGCCTTGTCCCTGGTCCCCAGCACAGCCCCCTGGGTGATGGCCCCCATgtctccatctcccctccccaagGACAGTTCTCTTTAGCACAGTCCGCAAGCCCTGGTCTGACGTCATCCCCTGCAACTACGAGATGCAGCACGTGCTCAAGGACCTGGTGTGGCTCAAGGCCTTCCTGCTCTCAGGGACCACCGTCACCATCGTGGAGGAGAAGGTGGGAGGCTGGAATTCTCCAGGGGTGGTCTTTGACTTCTCTGCCCCACTTCTCCTCTGTTCCGCTCTTCTGTCGGGCATCTGTAGCCCTGCTCCCTTGTTGGCAGGGTCTCGGTGCCTTTCCAGAAAGATCCTGGCTAGCTCCAACCCAGCTTCTGTCCCCTAGATTCTCTCCTGGCCTGCGGTGCCGCCTTCCCCCAACAGTCCCTCGGCTGCtaagaagggaaagggagagaaggacaagaaagggaaggagaaagacaaggaagagaaaaacaagaagggAAAAGATGGGAAAGACAAAGCAGGCAAAGGGGAGAAAGAACCAGCCAAGGTGCCTCTGTGTGGGGTGGCCGGGGGCGGGGCTGCTCCCTCGGTCCCCTGCTCCCCGCTTCCACTCGCCCAGCCTCTCCCCACAGGAGCAGAAGGGGAGCAAGAAGAAGGAGCTTCGTAAGGATCTGCGCCAGGACCCGCCTGTCCTCCGGGTGCTGGGCAGTGGCCCGGTGGACCTGGAGCCCCTGCTCTCCGGGGAGCCATTCGTGTCCACCGTGTGCAACTTCGGGGTGGTCCGTACCTTGGAGACCGACAGGCTGACACTTTACAGGGTACAGCAGTGCCCCTGGCCTCCCCTGCCCACAGAAGCCTGGCCAggctgtgggagggagggggaggcggggagggggagggggccagaACCACAGGACGGGGGCGCTGGAGGGGTGACGCAGCAAGGGTCACCTGCATGGTGGGCGGCCTTCTCGAGTGCGAGGGGCCAGGCAAGCGGGCAGGTCGGGCAGCTGCTCCCCAGGAGACCAGGAGAGGCCCTGGCGGGGGTGAGAGCACCCACCCTTTCCCCAGCATCCCCCCACTCCAGCAAGGAACTTATTTTGTGGTTCTTCCTCTCAGGattcaaagaagaagaagagtgaGAAAGCTAAAAATGGTAAGACCGATGATGGTAACAGGGCAGGGGGTGTTTACTGAGGACCAGTCCTAGTCCGTTCAGGTCGCTGTGAAATTCCACAGCGTGGGTGGCGtgtaaacaacagacatttatttccagCTGCTCTGGAGGCCAGGAAGTCAAAGACCAAGTTGTCAGCAGCGTCAGGTGAGAGTCCTGTTCCTGGTTCGCGCCTTCTTCCTGGGTCCTCACCTGGCGGAAGGGACCAGCGGTCTCCCTCTGCCCTCATGATGTAACCGCCTTCCAAAGTCCccgcctcctaataccatcacctttgggggctgagatttcaacatatgaatttggggaagggCACAAATATAGCAGGACTTGCTGAGGGATCAGCCTGATTGGGGACCAAAGGAATGGAAGGATGGAGAATCATATCTTCCAGCCGGTGGGAGGGACGGCCATGTCTACCCTGATGAACAAACCCTGTGTCTTCCCTGCCTGCTGCGGTCATGACATGGGCAGGACAGGCATTCTGGGGTAGGGGCCAGGAGGGAATGAGTAGGGAGGCCCAGGGTTGGGAGTGTCCAGGGTCCTTCTGGCTCAGCGGTGGTCCTGCTTCTGCAGGACGTTAGCCCTCCCTTATAAGGAGCCTGGACTTGTTGTATGGGCAGTGGCAGCATTGAAATAGGTAagttttagatttaattttttttaagatttatttattattttatttatttttggctgcatcgggtcttagttgagtcatgcgggatcttcgttgaggtgcatgagcttctatctagttgtggcgtgcaggctccagggcacgtgggcatTGTAgtttgcagcaggcaggctctctagttgaggcgcgcaagctcagtagttgtggcgcgtgggcttagttgccccgtggcatgtgggatcttagttccctgaccagggatcaaacccgtgtcccctgcattgtaaggcggattctttaccactggaccaccagggaagtccctagatttaATTTTTAGAACTGTCTGGCTTGGAGGGAGAGGTAGGAGACAGGTCACTCAGCTGGGAGACTGCTGCAAAAGTCTAAAGCAAGTCCACAGCAGCCCGATTCagaacagccaaaaagtggaaacagcccaaatggcTATCAgtggatgaaaggataaacaaaatgtggtccatccatacaatgggatattattccgTCACAAAGAGGATTGAAGCACTGACATGTCCTAAACCacagataaaccttgaaaactcaatgctaagggaaagaagccagacacaaaagaccacgtaaCGATTTTATATGAAATGTGGAGAATtgtcaaatccatagagacagaaagtagattagtggttgcctgggggcaggggaaggagggaatgggGCATGACTGCTTAGTGGGTGCGGGTTTTCCATTTGGGGTGACGAAAATGCTCTGAAATGAGccgtgatggttgcacaacatcgtaaatatactaaaagcccCTGAACtgtaccttttttattttttcacacacacactgtattttatttttacaagagataaataaactgaagcATTGTAAATGAATGACcataacaaaagcaacaatgattgcaattaccaaacacaacAAAGGGTTATAGTTAATAAGccaacaaaggagagaaaatagggattataaaaatattcagttaatCTGAAGgtggaaacagaaaaaacaaagaacatatGGGATAAATAGAAAACAGCAAGATGGTAGACTTAAACCCAATTATATTGAGTCACATgaaatataaatggtctaaacacccagttaaaaggcagagatgatcagattggataaaaaagtAAGACCAAGCTATCCGCCTATCAGAAACcctctttaaatataaagatacaaaaatataagaaataaaaaggatggaaaaagatattcatgctaacactaatcaaaagaaaatgggAGTAGCTgcattaatatcagacaaagtagatttcagagcaaagactattaccagggataaagagGGTCATTTCATAATAAAGGAGTCAGTTCATTGGGAGGATGTAACAGTCCTTAGCGTGTATGCACCTAATCAttgtttcaaaatacatgaaacaaaagcTGATAGAAGTACaaggagaaagagacaaatcCAAAATTATATTCAGAGATTTCAGCACAAATaagtaattgatagaacaaatagaaaaatcaataagcaTGTAGAAGACTTGAATCACACTCTGCCAATTAACTTGAGCTAACTGACAGCTACAGAGCACTCCAtccaatcacacacacacacacacacacacacacacacacacattctttaaGTGCACACAGAACTGAGATATTCTATAACCTGggccataaagcaagtctcaataaGTTTAAAAGAATTCAAGTCATATAAAGTATCCTCTATGACTACAGTggaattaaacagaaaaatatttgcaaaatcccccaatttttagaaactaaataacacacttctaaataagctatgggtcaaagaagaaatcaaaagggaaattagaaagtattttgaactgaatggaaataaaaatacaaaatgccaAAATTAGTAGGATATAACAAAGCAGtatttagagagaaatttattgCACTAAATGCGTATATTAGAAAAGCTTCtaaaactaataagtgagtttaacaGGGTTGCAGAATACAGGGTCAGTATTCAAAACACGTTTCCATATATGAGCAATGAACAATCAGAtatcacaaattttaaataataccatttacaacagcattatCAATAGAAGTTCTATatgttgaaaactataaaatgttactGAGAGAAACCAGACCTAAATCGGTGGAGATATATACTATGTACATAAATCAGGAGATTCAACATTGTTAAGATGTTGGTTTTCCTCAGATTGATCTACAGTCAATAAAATCTCAATCATAACCCTGGagggatatttttttttcatttttttttggtagaaatcagCAAGCTGATTC from Pseudorca crassidens isolate mPseCra1 chromosome 12, mPseCra1.hap1, whole genome shotgun sequence includes the following:
- the LRRC43 gene encoding leucine-rich repeat-containing protein 43 — translated: MMETPALTVSAAVREHLRKLCLHEFPCGTGSWNKSRFLPQTYRAWRELIPREEDAVGPGEETVDALLGLVCSPHSPWALLEGSSAEDRFLRELAIQNPLMLKDSFFYTYFRSLRVVDKQVSLVDKDLLKFVKLEELVLSANQIKEIDTTNVPPTLKVLELYGNKMTSMECLCTRPPPRLQHLGLGHNKLLGPLESLYVTSDYWPNLISLDLSFNDLTDLQGMVSGLRTLQRLRLLVLQGNPLALVPCYRGFIIDGLSGLCVLDDVTVAPSEKHLFRGLSHSGDLLVHEARLVVTVGHVRGVLDSSVLDPEPGPQGPFITYSYYVTYEFVEDEEGEGDEYGRVLAEIVKPPPSTEQLGEDIPKEPIKEAEDSVGSGLASQSQSRELEESGASAPLPRPMDSAEEQAKLRPRLDPRLWPSPGTVLFSTVRKPWSDVIPCNYEMQHVLKDLVWLKAFLLSGTTVTIVEEKILSWPAVPPSPNSPSAAKKGKGEKDKKGKEKDKEEKNKKGKDGKDKAGKGEKEPAKEQKGSKKKELRKDLRQDPPVLRVLGSGPVDLEPLLSGEPFVSTVCNFGVVRTLETDRLTLYRDSKKKKSEKAKNAALEARKSKTKLSAASVYESDYRPDPLTVEIQIQLIQGHSTEEALRMLVP